The Undibacterium cyanobacteriorum genomic sequence TTTGAGTCTGCTTTATCTGCCGGTTTTTCTGCGACCTTTACGTTTATCTCCACCTTCTTACCCTTATTCGGTGCGGTAGTGCGATCACCGTAATGAACTTTGCCATTCTCATCGACCCATTTATAAACCTGTGCGGCGCTGCCGTACAAGGGACAGAAAACAAATGACAAAGTCAGCAGTGAATTCAAAAAAGTGCGATTGATGTTGGACGAACTCATGTAAAGAAACCGAAGTGTGGCAATTGATGATCTAAGATGCCTCGATGATGGATATGCACGCGGTATTCGAAGCGACCTCAGGAACTTCCGGCAATATGCCACAGAGCATAATGAAATGGCAATATTTTCACGATGGCATATGATCGTAATGGCAAGAGCTGGTACTCATCATCTATCGACTACTGCAGTACCTCAATCGGCAAAGGTCCATTCTTCAACACAGCATGATGAAAAACTTGGAGACTAAATTTCTCACCTAAACGCTGCCTCTCTTGATCACGCAATTGACGAAATTTCACCGCACCAAGTTTGTAGGTAATCGCTTGCGCCGGCCAGTTTCTGACACGCTTAATTTCGCGTTCGGCGAGTTCGGGAAGCATCGGTAATCTACTGAACCAGAAGGCTTTAGCTTGCTGATCACTCCAAGAGAAATGATTAATTCCGACATCTAAAATCACACGTATCGAACGGACCAAATTCCATTCCACTGCACCAAGTTCATCCGCATCGGTTTGATACAAACCTAGTTCGTGCCCATACTCCTCCACGTATGCGCCCCAACCTTCGATAAATGTCGAATAAAAACTATGGGGAATCGCCTTGGCACAAGCATCCTGGTTTTCGGTGTAGCGATTCTGAAAGTGATGACCCGGTGTACTTTCATGCAGCAACAACCAATCCAGGCTGCGGCGATCATAGTGCGACTTCGCTTTGTTGAAATAAAAAGCACCCTCTTCCGGAATGTAATAGCCGTCCACTGGAAAACTCATACCACGACTCGAGGCGCGTATCGCGGGTGGCCGCACCGCGTTCGGCAAAAAAAGTTTCCCCAAGTTTTGATACACGGTGGATTGCCGTTTCTCGTAATCGGCTTGGGGCGTCGTGCCATCTTCATACTGAAATACAGCGCTATTCAAATAGGCGGCGAACGCCGCATCCCGCCCTTCGTATCCCATATTCCTTTGCAAGCGACGATATTGATCGAGTGCTCGGTCGAGCTCGGCCGTACCCATCTTTACAAGGTCGTCAGGACTGATGTCTGAGCTCAACCATGCCTTGCTTAAGTACCGATACCACTCCTTACCCATGCTGCTGTGAGCTAAGCCTTGTTCGGACATCACTGCTTGCTGACCAAGTGCTTTATAGGCTTTCGTCAAAGCGATTTTGTCGCGCAACAAATTAGCTTCGAAATCGATGATCGCTAATTGCAAACGCTGACACTGATTGGCGTCCTGCAGAACACCGCTCGTCTCTAAATGCTGCCGATCCTGCTCCAGTTGTGCGACGAAACGTGCTTGGGCCTCTTGATTTTTCTCACGCAGAATTCTATCGATCTGCTGTTGATAAGCAAATGCGAGATCCCCGCCCAAACCAAGGCGCTGAAAATTCTTACTATAGTTTGCAATGTATTGGGCAACATTATTTGCCTTGCTCTGGCCCACTTCTGCCGAAACGGAAATCCGAGGCACACCAAGCATGGCACAAAATAAAGCAACGATAAGAATGCTGAGGCTTAAGTTTAATTTGAAAAATTTCATTCGTCTCACCGTGGACAGATATTTCAACTATGTAGTTGGGCACTCAACGCGCTCGCAAAATAGGTACTAGCAGACACCATGTCATCAGCATAGTTCCCCTCTAACGAACAATACAGCGCACTTTGTACCAGTTCACCACTAAACAAACTTCAAAAACAATAAACAGCTCCCTCGACCAGTTTCCCCGCCCTGCTCTCCAGCGACAGACAAGTTTACTAAACGACCTAAACTTCACACGATTTTCCGAAAGCGATTGGAGCGCAGAATCTTCTTTTGTATAAATGCTCCAGTGTACAAAAGCGAAATCCAAACATCAGAAGTGCGAAACAAAATTGTTTGGGATATCGCTGCCACTCTTCCCACTCCTTGGTGGACGCACTGAAAGTGTGGACAGATGCGAAAGGCCATCGCCTGTTCCTACAACGAAGAGAACTTTGTCACCTCGTGATAACCATCCACTTCCAAGAGCATAAGGAGACCAACATGAAGTTTCAGCAGCACCTTGCTTCACCCCAGAGACGCTACCGAGCGACCCCGATCGCCATTGCAGTGAGTACGGCGTTATTAACCCTTTCGAACGCGCATGCACAGTCGGACGACACCAAAAAAACTGCCGAGAGCAACGCGCCCGCCACCGTCGTAATCAGCGGCTATCGTTATTCGATTGAACAAAGCTTGGATCAAAAACGTAAAGCCAATGCCATCATCGATGTGGTGACAGCTGAAGATGTTGGTAAGTTCCCCGACAAAAACGTCGCCGATGCTTTGCAACGTGTACCGGGCGTGGTCGTCAATCGTGATGGTGGCGAAGGAAAGTATGTCAGCGTGCGTGGTTTATCCTCAGAACTCACGCTCACACAACTCAACGGCAACTACATCGCAACGGCTGAATCAAACGGCGACCCCACCCGCTCTTTCAACTACATGTTGATGCCATCGAATATGCTGGCGAGTGCGGAGCTGTTTAAATCTCCTGAAGCACGCCTCGATGAAGGTGGCATCGGTGGCACCGTGATCTTACGTACCCGTCGCCCATTAGAAGTCAAATCGAATAGTGGTTTTGTCTCGGCTGAAGGAACTTGGGCCGACACAACCAAGAAAACCGATGGGCAATTTTCCGGACAATACGCGTGGCATGACGACAGCAATCAATTCGGTGTTTTGCTCGGCTACACGCAACAACAACGTACCACCCGCACCATGGGCGCTAGTACGGAAAACTGGCAATGGTATGCCGACAATTACAAGACCAATCCAGCTGTCGACGTCAATGGTCAAGCGTCTGGTTTGAATTCACGTTGGTGGGGCCAATCAGGCTTCTACGATCAAAGCGGTAAGTACTACACCAACTTCATGATGCCGACCTCGGTCAACCTCGGCATCAAGAGTGAGGATCGTGAACGCAAGGGTGGGCAAATGACCCTGCAGTACAAGCCTCTCAAGAACTTAACATTCACGGCGAATTACTTCCGCTTCGATTTATCGCAAAATTCGCAAACAAATCTGCTCAAAGTACCTGAGTGGAATTTGGCACGTTACGACGGCGACGGTAACTGGCCGGGTGGACGTATGCTCGATAGCCTGAGCTTCGATCGCAGCGGCACCATTGTCACTGGCGCTAATTACAGCGCCCATCAAGGCAAGACTTATTATTGCAGCGGTGATGCAGCAGCGGCTGGTGGTGTGAAAAACACCGGTGGTTTCGGTCCGGATGACTGCACCATTCCAACTCCACAAATCACCGGCAGCTACAACCGCGAACGTGCTTTGTCGCAGACGGCAGACTTCGAGGCTGAATGGCATGGGCAGTCTTTGGATGCCAATTTCAAATTCGGCCATACCTGGGCAAGCGGCGGTCCCGAAATGCAATTCACGATGCCGATTAAGCCTCGCCTACAAAACGCCAACGGCAGCTGGACCTTGGGTAACTACGCGAGCTCCTGGAGTACGGTTGGCACGCCAAGTATGAGCTTCTCACCTGAGCTGATGGCAAACTTGCAGAAGGGTATAGGCGAGATCGATCTAGGTTCCACCTCATCGTCGTGGACCAAGAACGGCACACAACAAAAATACGCACAAGCCGATTTCACATGGCAGGCGGACAGTGATTGGCTTGAATCATTGCAGTTTGGTGGTAAGTTACGTGATGGCGGTACCCATCGTAGCACTGGCAATACCTACTGGGCCTGCAAAGGAAAAGACGCGAGCAATTACGATAATCGCTTCCAAGCCGGTTGCGATGCCAGCGCCAATAAATTCCAAGCGAGCTATCTGTATCCAAACTCCCTCGGAGATATCGCCGGTGGTTTTACAGCCAGCGCTTTCCCTGCCATCAATTACGCGGCCTACATCGATCACTTGAATCAAACGTATGGGACTATGCAAACCCGCAACGAGGACAATTTTGTCTATAACGTCAGCGAGAAAATCAGTGCGGCCTATTTGCAGGCCAACATCAAGACCACGCATTTGCGCGGTAATGTCGGTTTGCGCCTCGTCAAAACGAAACAACATGCCGACTCTACCGATCAAGTCGATTACTACAACGACTATTTTTACAATGGTAGCAACGGCACGCCTGCGCCATGCCGCGCGGGTGGCCTTCCAGCACTCGGTGCACCAGCGGGTTCGGGTTGCGTCAGTGGCTTCACGACCTTACCTGATAGCACGGCACATACCTCGTCGTTTGTGGTCAGTTCTTTAGATCGCAGCTACACCGATGTCCTACCAAGTATTAACCTCGCCTACGATTTATCGAATACTTTATTGCTGCGCGCAGCGGCCTCCAAAGTTGTGGCCCGTCCTAGTTACGGAGATATTGCCTTACCCGGCAACTTGTCTTACTACAGCCAAGAGTATGTGAACGATCGTCGTTTAATCGGTGGTGGTGATCAACAAGGTTGGTTTGGTTCCGGCAGTAATAAGGCCTTGGAACCCTACAAGGCCGCGCAATTTGATCTCGGCTTAGAATGGTATTTGCAACGTGGTTCTATCGTCGGCGCTGGTCTGTTCCGCAAAAACGTCAGCAACTTCTCGGTGCCAGTCGTGCTCACCGTGCCTTTGAATGTGGGCGGCAATGCGGTAACGGTGCAGAACTATTCCACTACCGCCGGTGGTCGCGATGCAGTATCACAAGGATTGGAATTGTATGCGCAACATACCTGGAATTCCGGTGTCGGTGTGCAAGCCAACTACACCTACAACCAAACCAATCAAGCAGCGATCACATTGGGTAATGGCAAAGTCATTGGTAAGTCACCGTTGGTCGGCAGTGCCCGCAATCAAGCCAACCTGACCGTGTTCTATAGCAATGATCAGTACTTAGTGCGCGCTTCCTACAATCGCCGTGGTGAAGTGGTTGGTGGTTTAGTCAACGGCCTCAATGTGTATCAAGAACCGTATAGTCAATTGGATTTGAATGCAGCGTACAACTTCAATCCACAACTGAGTTTGACCTTTGCCGTGCTTAACCTGACTAAGGCGGAATCTCGCTCGCATTTAGGCAACGACACCAAAGATCGCTTTTACTCAAGTGGCTATGCAGGTCGCGTCGCCTATGCGGGTTTGAATTATAAGTTTTAAGCCTCGATTCAATAATCACCTTGAAGACTGAGCTTTAAGCGAAAGGTAAATCGCATCTATAAACGAATTGACAGCAGCACTTCAAATGCTAAGAAGTGCTGCTGTTTTCCACTTTAAATATCACAACGCACTTGATGTGCATCTTCAACACTATCAGGAGAGGTTTGGAACCAGCGTCGTTTTGTAGAGCAGTGTCTTGAGATTTCTCCCCACAGGAAAAGCGTTCAGCCCCACCATCATGAACGCGATCACACAACATTGCGATACAAACTTCCCCCAAGCCCAGACTTCTCCTGCTAGTGCTGAACAAAGCAGCCAAACACTTCAAACAAAAAACGAGACACACGATGAATCAACGCATCAACAATATCACCATCGTCGGTGGCGGCAGCGCAGGTTGGATGGCCGCTGCAACGCTCGCCACTTACCTCGGCAAAGGCAGTTGTATTCGTTTAGTCGAGTCCGAGGAAATTGGCATCGTCGGTGTCGGCGAAGCCAGCGTGCCGCATATCCGGCAATTCAATGGCCAGTGGCTCGGTATCGATGAAATCGAATTTATTCGTCGCACCCAAGCCACCGCCAAACTCGGCATTCAGTTCAACAACTGGGGCAAAATCGGCGATAGCTATATTCATGGTTTTGGCGCGATTGGCCGCTCAATCGGGCCCCTGCCATTTCATCAATTTTGGTTGAAACTCTTTTTGGCGGGCCGCGCTGCGCCGATTGGTGACTATTCACCACAAACCGTGATGGCACCACGCCACAAATTCGTCCCACGCGACCGCAACGCAGCGCCCGATTCGCCGTTCGCTGACATCGCCTACGCCTATCATTTCGATGCCACTTTGTACGCGCGATTTTTGCGTGAACTGGCCGAGAGCCGTGGCGTACAACGCATCGAAGGCATGGTCGTCGAAGTCAAACAACACGAGCGTGACGGTGACATCGCCGCACTCGTACTCGACAATGGCACGCAAGTCGAAGGTGATTTCTTTATCGATTGCTCGGGGTTTCATGGCCTCCTGATTGAACAAACCCTCAAAACAGGTTACCACGATTGGAGCCATTGGCTACCTTGCGATCGCGCCCAGGCCGCGCCCAGTGAAAGCGTGACGCCACTCACGCCCTACACGCGCGCCACCGCACAAACGGCGGGCTGGCAGTGGCGCATACCGCTACAACATCGCATCGGCAATGGCTATGTGTATTCCAGTCAGTATCTCAGCGACGACGAAGCCTGTGCGACACTATTAAGCAACCTCGACGGTAAAGCGCTCGCCGAACCACGTCTACTGCGTTTCACTACTGGCATGCGCAAACAATTTTGGAATAAGAATGTGGTCGCCATTGGTTTAGCTGGCGGCTTTCTCGAACCTTTAGAATCGACCAGCATCTACCTCGCACAAACCGGCATCACGCGTTTGTTAAGCCTGTTTCCACAACAAGAGATCAACCCCGCCCTGCGCGAACGCTACAACGCCGACACCGCGTTTGAATACGAACGCGTGCGCGACTTTTTAATCCTGCACTACCACGCCACCCAACGCGACGACAGTCCCTTTTGGAACTACTGCCGCACCATGCCAATTCCCGATAGCCTACGCGATGCCATCGCTCTCTTCCGCACCGATGGCCGCTATTTCCGCAACGGCGAAGACTTCTTCGCTCTACCGAGTTGGGTTCAAGTCATGCTCGGCCAAGGCATCATCCCAAAAAGCTACCACCCCATCGTCGACGAAATGCCCGAGGAGAGATTGATTGATCAGGTCGAAGGCATGCGAAGCATGTTACTGCAGGCGACCGAGTCGATGCCGACCCATGCGGAATGGGTGGAGCGGTATTGGAAGGCTGGGTAAATGGCCCAGGCTTAGTAATCAACACTTAGGCAATAGAGCTGGCTTCAAGACGTATTATCCAATGCGATAAACCAGCCACTTCACGTGATTTTGGGGCTATCAAGCAATCGAAACAACGGCATTCGAAACGGTTTCGATTCTTATTTATTTTTTATTTAATTTCGAATAAAATCGCATTGGGTGCCCATTTATCGGAATGCGGCAGGGATAGCGAAGGTCGGGCCGCCTCGCACTTTCTGTCACTCATTCAAATGGAAAAGCTCTCAATAGCCTCTATGGTCGCGGGCTATCTCGCGACACTCTTCATATACTTCCTATCCTTCATTTCGTTCCTCCGTATAGTGCGGGATTATCTCGGTATTTGGATTTTATCGAGGAAAATCCAAGTCTCAATCGGTATATTCATTATCGGGTTCGAGATCAATCACGACTTTTTGCGTTCACCGAAACAAGAAGTGCTTGGATTGGAAATCGATACAGATTCATCATCGTTCATCAGTTCGCTGATTGAAATGATCTACCAACATTTGTGAACCACAAATCTGTTGTCGAAACGCGTGAACATTCGGAAAAATCAGATAACTAGTCGTTTTTCATAATTAATTTCAAGAGTCATTCACATGGAAACACATATCGAGCGCATTGAATTTTTGTTGCTTTTAGCGGCCGTGGTAGCGATGCTTGCACGTCGCTTTCGGTTCCCCTACACAGTCGGCTTGCTATTCGCTGGCATTGGTTTGACCCTACTGCCGATTTCCCCTGGGATTGAATTAACCAAAGAACTCATTTTCTCCGCACTGCTGCCACCACTTATCTTCGAAGCCGCGATCGCTTTGAAGTGGAGCGAACTGCGCAAGGTACTCCCGGTCGTTCTATTATTGGCGAGTGTGGGATTGATTTTGTCCGCGTTGGTGACGGCGGCGGGCATGTACTGGTTATTAGGCTGGCCACCAATTTCCGCAGCTATTTTTGGCGTGCTAATCGCAGCGACTGACCCTGTTTCTGTGATCGCAACGTTCAAGGAAGCGGGTGTAAAAGGAAAATTGCGGATCTTAGTGGAATCGGAGAGCCTCTTTAATGACGGCACTGCGGCAGTTTTATTTGGCTTAGTGTTAGCATTTGCTGCTGGCAATGCTCCGACTACTTTAGGACTGACTTTGAACGCACTGTCGGTTATCGGTGGTGGCGTCGCCTGTGGCGTGATCATCGCTTTTGTCACGCTATACCTCGCGGGAAAAACCCGCGATCATTTAGTCGAGTTAACACTTACGACCGTGGCCGCCTATAGTTCTTTCTTAGTTGCCGAACATTTCCATTGGTCGGGAGTGCTGGCGACACTCTGTGCAGGCCTCATTATTGGGAACCGTGGTCATCTCGGTGCAATCACCGAAAAAGGTCATGAATCAGTTGAGGCGTTTTGGGAGTTCGCAGCGTTTGTCGCCAACTCTCTCATTTTCATTTTGATCGGAGTCTACGAAGCGAAGCAATCATTCTCAGCGCTACTTATCCCTGCGGTCGTGGCGATTCTATTCGTACTCATAGGACGCGCTGTCGCCATCTACCCATTGGCCGCACTGATCAAGAACAGCGGCCAACGTATTTCGATGGCACATCAACATATCTTGGTCTGGGGCGGTTTAAGAGGAGCTTTAGCCTTGGCCCTCTCACTTGGTCTCCCGGAAAGCATCCCCTATCGCGCAGAAATTGTGACGATGGCCTTTGCGGTAGTAGCATTTTCTGTAGTTGTGCAAGGTCTCACAATGACGCCTCTTATGAGAAAACTGAATCTCATCGGGAATCCTGATTCATAGATTGGAATTTACAACGGACATTTGTCTTGTGGCTTATTCCTTAGAATCAGATTTAATCGATTCAATAGTCGGCTCAAAGACTCGATCATTTAGATCATTGGACACCCACCCAGAATATTTCTTCTTGAAGTGGATGCCTCTTCGATTGTCGATTCGTCATACTGGAGCAAATGTTGCTCCAACTAGAAATGATGGGAAATCCGAGATGCCTAAAAAAACATGGGAACAATTAGTCAAAGAGGCTTTCACAAAACCTTTCGATGAAAGATACAAGGAATTTACTCGAAAAGAAAAAATCGCATATTGGATATTTACCGGACTAATTTTTTCACTCGTACTATTAGCGTGGATAGATTAGACCAGACACCCAGTCAAAAAAGCAATAAAAATCAATATTAGTTCTTCCCATTAGCATCTGCAAAAAACAAAAGCGAGCCACAGCTCGCTTTCGTCTAACATAAAGCACTTCCAATTGAGTGCCTCTCCAAAATTTTCGTTTAACGCCACCCACATTCGTACGAATACGCTGTCGCTATTCGTACCTACTGTCAATCGGCTTTATCGGAGCTACGCGGGCTGCCGCTTCTTCACGAAGTACGTGCCAAAAGTTTTTCAACAAGATTACTTAACTCTACGCTTTCAGAACCTCCTGGTGCGCATTGTTTCAAATAGAGGCTTGCAACATACTTGACCTGATCCGGGAAAACTAGGTGGGTCAAGGCCAAGATGTTTTCAGAGAAAGGAAGAGGCACCTGCTTGTATTTGTCATCGTGATCAATCGTTGAATAGATACTTTTCAAATCGGTCAACTTATTCAAAAACGGCACAATTTTCTCGCTCGTTAAGGACTTAATGTCCGTCACGACTGCCTCCAATTCCACTTCGTTTTCTGCTCTAAATTCGCGATAGTCGCCGGTGAAAAAACGAACGAAAAATGGGAGTGAAGATTTTGAACAATCTTCACCAGTAACTTCCCCTAGGAGTTTGATAACTGCATCAATTGACAGTCGAAAATTGAAATAGATGTAGATCTCACCATAGCTCTTTTTCTCCAAGCCTATCCTGAAGTACTGCCTTCCATAAGAGACATCTCGATTGAATCTCAATTCTTTTTTCGACCAAACAAATCCCAAAGGCGTCAATATCGGCGTTAAGGCTTCGACGAGATTAGTCAGTACCCTAGCCTTGGTCAGTTGTTCTTCAGCTGCTTGAGTTTCTATCGCAGCGATAAATTCAGCCGCTTCAACGCTGTCCGGAAAGTAAACGACATCTGATTGTGGATCCACGACCTTTAAATTCAAAGGCGCAGCGAACGTCAGAATGTCGGCCATCACCTTCTCTTCGTTCCGATTAATGTTGAGCGCCGCGATCTTCTGGCCGAAGTTATGAATCAAGGGACCATCGCCCCAT encodes the following:
- a CDS encoding DUF885 domain-containing protein is translated as MKFFKLNLSLSILIVALFCAMLGVPRISVSAEVGQSKANNVAQYIANYSKNFQRLGLGGDLAFAYQQQIDRILREKNQEAQARFVAQLEQDRQHLETSGVLQDANQCQRLQLAIIDFEANLLRDKIALTKAYKALGQQAVMSEQGLAHSSMGKEWYRYLSKAWLSSDISPDDLVKMGTAELDRALDQYRRLQRNMGYEGRDAAFAAYLNSAVFQYEDGTTPQADYEKRQSTVYQNLGKLFLPNAVRPPAIRASSRGMSFPVDGYYIPEEGAFYFNKAKSHYDRRSLDWLLLHESTPGHHFQNRYTENQDACAKAIPHSFYSTFIEGWGAYVEEYGHELGLYQTDADELGAVEWNLVRSIRVILDVGINHFSWSDQQAKAFWFSRLPMLPELAEREIKRVRNWPAQAITYKLGAVKFRQLRDQERQRLGEKFSLQVFHHAVLKNGPLPIEVLQ
- a CDS encoding TonB-dependent receptor, whose protein sequence is MKFQQHLASPQRRYRATPIAIAVSTALLTLSNAHAQSDDTKKTAESNAPATVVISGYRYSIEQSLDQKRKANAIIDVVTAEDVGKFPDKNVADALQRVPGVVVNRDGGEGKYVSVRGLSSELTLTQLNGNYIATAESNGDPTRSFNYMLMPSNMLASAELFKSPEARLDEGGIGGTVILRTRRPLEVKSNSGFVSAEGTWADTTKKTDGQFSGQYAWHDDSNQFGVLLGYTQQQRTTRTMGASTENWQWYADNYKTNPAVDVNGQASGLNSRWWGQSGFYDQSGKYYTNFMMPTSVNLGIKSEDRERKGGQMTLQYKPLKNLTFTANYFRFDLSQNSQTNLLKVPEWNLARYDGDGNWPGGRMLDSLSFDRSGTIVTGANYSAHQGKTYYCSGDAAAAGGVKNTGGFGPDDCTIPTPQITGSYNRERALSQTADFEAEWHGQSLDANFKFGHTWASGGPEMQFTMPIKPRLQNANGSWTLGNYASSWSTVGTPSMSFSPELMANLQKGIGEIDLGSTSSSWTKNGTQQKYAQADFTWQADSDWLESLQFGGKLRDGGTHRSTGNTYWACKGKDASNYDNRFQAGCDASANKFQASYLYPNSLGDIAGGFTASAFPAINYAAYIDHLNQTYGTMQTRNEDNFVYNVSEKISAAYLQANIKTTHLRGNVGLRLVKTKQHADSTDQVDYYNDYFYNGSNGTPAPCRAGGLPALGAPAGSGCVSGFTTLPDSTAHTSSFVVSSLDRSYTDVLPSINLAYDLSNTLLLRAAASKVVARPSYGDIALPGNLSYYSQEYVNDRRLIGGGDQQGWFGSGSNKALEPYKAAQFDLGLEWYLQRGSIVGAGLFRKNVSNFSVPVVLTVPLNVGGNAVTVQNYSTTAGGRDAVSQGLELYAQHTWNSGVGVQANYTYNQTNQAAITLGNGKVIGKSPLVGSARNQANLTVFYSNDQYLVRASYNRRGEVVGGLVNGLNVYQEPYSQLDLNAAYNFNPQLSLTFAVLNLTKAESRSHLGNDTKDRFYSSGYAGRVAYAGLNYKF
- a CDS encoding tryptophan halogenase family protein; translated protein: MNQRINNITIVGGGSAGWMAAATLATYLGKGSCIRLVESEEIGIVGVGEASVPHIRQFNGQWLGIDEIEFIRRTQATAKLGIQFNNWGKIGDSYIHGFGAIGRSIGPLPFHQFWLKLFLAGRAAPIGDYSPQTVMAPRHKFVPRDRNAAPDSPFADIAYAYHFDATLYARFLRELAESRGVQRIEGMVVEVKQHERDGDIAALVLDNGTQVEGDFFIDCSGFHGLLIEQTLKTGYHDWSHWLPCDRAQAAPSESVTPLTPYTRATAQTAGWQWRIPLQHRIGNGYVYSSQYLSDDEACATLLSNLDGKALAEPRLLRFTTGMRKQFWNKNVVAIGLAGGFLEPLESTSIYLAQTGITRLLSLFPQQEINPALRERYNADTAFEYERVRDFLILHYHATQRDDSPFWNYCRTMPIPDSLRDAIALFRTDGRYFRNGEDFFALPSWVQVMLGQGIIPKSYHPIVDEMPEERLIDQVEGMRSMLLQATESMPTHAEWVERYWKAG
- a CDS encoding cation:proton antiporter, with amino-acid sequence METHIERIEFLLLLAAVVAMLARRFRFPYTVGLLFAGIGLTLLPISPGIELTKELIFSALLPPLIFEAAIALKWSELRKVLPVVLLLASVGLILSALVTAAGMYWLLGWPPISAAIFGVLIAATDPVSVIATFKEAGVKGKLRILVESESLFNDGTAAVLFGLVLAFAAGNAPTTLGLTLNALSVIGGGVACGVIIAFVTLYLAGKTRDHLVELTLTTVAAYSSFLVAEHFHWSGVLATLCAGLIIGNRGHLGAITEKGHESVEAFWEFAAFVANSLIFILIGVYEAKQSFSALLIPAVVAILFVLIGRAVAIYPLAALIKNSGQRISMAHQHILVWGGLRGALALALSLGLPESIPYRAEIVTMAFAVVAFSVVVQGLTMTPLMRKLNLIGNPDS